CCGTGCCTGCGCCTGCACGATGCGCAGACCGGCGATCCGAAGCGACCGGTTCTCCCGGTAGGCCTTCTCGACCAACTGATCCAGCGTGGGATCGCCGAAGGATTTCCACCACGCCGCGTAGTCCAACGCCTCCGCCTCGGCCTGCCCCTGTTCGCCGGTCTTCACCTCGACATGGGCGTCGGGCCGCACCTTCCAATCGGGCGCAACCGGCGCGTCCGGCTTCACGAAATCCGGCCCGATCATCGGACAACCCGCGAGCAACAGCGCCCCGAGCGCGAACGCGCCCTGCTTGATCGATTGAATCATGTGGCCTCCGGCGCAGATGCGCGGAAGAAGATCGAGTAGAGGACCGGGATCACCACCATCGTGAGCACAGTTGCGAACATCAGACCGAAGACGATCGTGACCGCCATCGAGATGAAGAAGTCGTCGAGGAAGAGCGGCATCATGCCGAGCGCGGTCGTGAGAGCGGCCATGGCCACCGGACGGAGTCGCGAGACGCCGGAGTCGAGAATGGCCTGATAGGTCTCCAAACCATTTCGGCGCTGCAGATCGATTTCGTCGATCAGCACGATCGCGTTCTTCACCAACATGCCGGAGAGGCTCATGAAGCCGAGCAAAGACATGAACCCGAAAGGCTGGCCCGTCACGAGGAGTCCCAGCGTGACCCCGATCAGGGCTAGGGGAACCATGAGCCAGATGATCAGCGGCTGGCGCAGCGCATTGAACAACCCGATCACGATCAGAACCATCATCACGAAGAACATGGGCAAGCTCGCCGCAATCCCATTCTTCGCCTTATTCCCGTCGCGATATTCACCCCACCACTCGATCGAATAGCCGGGCGGGAAGTCCAGCGCGTCCACCTCCCCCTTGATGCGAGCCAAGTACGTCTCGGACGTCTCCCCGATCGGCGGGTCGGCATGGATGGTGATCGCGGGCCGACGGTGGAGCCTCCACACGATGTCGTCCTCGAAGACCGTCTTGAAACCAGAAATGACTTGCCGCAGCGGAATGTACCCCTGCGCGGGCGGGCTCCAGATCTGCAAGTAATTGACCGTCTGCACGTCGAGCCTATCCGGCTCCGGAGAACGAACGAAGATCGGCAGAAGCTCGTCGCCGTCCCGATAGACACCGATGCGCTCACCGGCGAAGCCCGACAGGAGGATCGCAGCGACGTCCGTCCGCGTAATCCCGGCCCGCTCGGCCTCTTCCTCTGCGATAACCGGGCGAACGACCTTCACGCGCTGACGCCAGTCGTTGCGCACGCCAACGCCCGCACCCTTCTCCATGAGAACCTCGGCCTGGGCCGCGAGACCGCGAAGCACCACCTTGTCCGGCCCCATGATGCGCGCCTGGATGCGCCCACCGGACCCGGGGCCGAGACGGAATTTCTTGGTGTAGCCCATCCCGTCGATGTTCCTAGCGATGAAATCCTCGATCTGTGGGAGCATCGCATCGATCTTCGCGTAGTCGTCGACGTCGACCAGGAACTGTACGTAGGCCGAGTTGTCCTTCTCCGGATCGTAGGTCAGCAGGAAGCGCATCGCGCCGCCCCCGATCAGGGTGCTCACGTGCGTCACGCCGTCGAGGTCGCGAATGTAGTTCTCGAGCTTCGCCGAACGCTCCTCCGTCTCCTCGATGAAGATGCCCTGCGGGAAGAACATGTCGACCATGAACTGGGGTCGCGTCGAGTTCGGGAAGAAGCTCTGATCGACGAATCCGAAGCCGTAGAGCGAAAGCGCGAACAGAAAAACGACCACGCTGACGGTCACCCACCGGAAGCGGATGCAGCCGGCTACCACGGCGCGATAGCCGCTGTAGAACGCGCCCCCGTAGGGGTCGCGGCCGGCGTCGGCACCCCCGGCTTCGGCAACCGGGAGGAACATCACACACAGAATCGGCGTGGCCGTCACCGCCGTCACCCAGGAGAGCCCCAAAGAGAGGAACACAACCTGGAACAGCGTGCGGCAGTACTCACCGGTGGAGTCCTGCGACAAGCCGATCGCCGCGAAGGCCATGATCGCAACAGCAGTCGCACCGAGAAGGGGGATGCTCTGCTGACCGATGACCGCCAGCGCCGCGCTCTCGCCCTCCTCTCCTTTTTGCATCCGAACCAACATCCCGTCGACTACGACGATCGCGTTGTCGACGAGCATCCCGAGCGCGATGATCAGCGCACCGAGCGAGATCCGCTCGAGGGCCACATTCCAGGGCCCCATGAAGATGAACGTTGCAGCGATCGTGAGAACGAGGACGAAGCCAATGATGCCGGCACTTCGCCAGCCCATGAAGAACAGCAGAACACCAACGACGATCGCGACGGCCTCAAGCAGATTCAGCATGAAGCCGTCGATCGCCGTGGTCACCGCAGCGGACTGAAGCGAGATGATCCCCACCTCGATCCCGAGCGGGATCTGCCCCTGAAGCTCATCGATTCGCTTCTCGAGCCCAGCCCCCATGTTCACGACGTTGCCGCCGAGAACGGTCGAAATTCCGAGCCCGATTCCCCGCTCCCCGTCGTACCGCAGGATCTTGCGGGGCGGCTCGACATACCCACGGCGCACGGTCGCGACGTCGCGGAGATAGATCTGCTCGTCGGCCCCTTCCTCGCTGATCAAGAGATTCTCGAACTGCGCGACGGTCAGGAACTCTCCGGTCGGTCGAATGGCGACGTAGTCCGGAAGGACTTCCACCCTGCCCGCATCGCTGACCACGTTCTTGGCGCGCAGTTTCTCTGCAATCTGGGTTGGACGGATGCCCAGTTGCGACATTCGCTCGCGGTTCGGTTCGACGTAGACCGCCTCGTCCCACACGCCCCAGAAGTCGATCTTCGCGACGTCGTCGACGAGCAGCAGCTCGCGCTGCAGGAACTTCGCCACCTCTTTCAACTCGGCGAACGAGTACTCGGCGCCGTAGATCGCGACGAAGACGCCGTAGACGTCGCCGAAGTCGTCCCTGACGACCGACGGGCCGGCGCCGGGCGGGAGCTGCCCCTGGACGTCGCCCACCTTTCGACGCAGCTCGTCCCAGACCTGCGGCAGGCGTTCCTTATCGAACGCGTCCTTGATGCGGAGCTTGATCTCGGACCGGCCGCGGTAGTTGGTCGACTCGATCCAATCGAGCTGGCTCAACTGCTGGATGGCTTTCTCGACCTTGTCGGTGACCTCCCGCTCGACCTCTTCGGGAGAAGCGCCCGGATACCGCGTCACGACGACGGCGTCCTTGATGGTGAATTCCGGATCCTCGTAGCGCGCAAGGCTGTTGAACGAGAAGTAGCCGGCGATCAACACCACGAAGGTCAGAACCAAAGTGGTGACGCGATTGTTCAGCGCAAATTCGGCGAGCTTCATGAGTGCCTATCGCCCGAAGCGCGTGACGGACTGACCGTCTGAGAGATAGTGCACACCGGAGACTGCGATCTCTTCGCCGCCGTCGAGGCCTGACAGAATCGCCACGCTCTGATTCGAGAGATCTCCGATCTCGACCGACCGCTTGGAGACCGTGTTCGTGCTCGGGTCGATGATCCAGACGTACGGCTTGCTGCCGGAATCATCCGCGACCGCGACGGCCGGGATCCGTATGCCGGCGCTGCCGATCTCACCGTCGATGATGACCTTCGCGGTCATTCCCGGGAGCACGTTCACTTCCTCCGGCTTCGCGAAGGAGAGCGTCACTTCGAACGTCCGCGATACCGGGTCCGCGACGAGAGCGATCTCCTTCAGCTTCGCGGGGAACTGCTTGTCGGGGCTCGAGGTAATGATGACGCGTGGCTTCACCCGCTCCGTGGTCTCTGCGAGAGTCGCATTCGGGTCGCGCCCGGTGATGTCGCGTTCCGGTACTGCGACCTTCACCTCCAACTCGGAAACGTCTTGGACCCGAACCACGGCCTGCTTCGCGATGACGTTCTCGAAATTCTCGACGAACCGACGCGCCACTTCGCCGTCGAAGGGAGCTCGAAGCGTCGTGTCATCGACAGATTTCTGAGACACCGCCAGGGCGGCCTCCGCTACTTCGACGCCCCGCTTGTAGGAATCGATCTGGGTCTGGGCGATCGCACCCTTGTCTTGCCGCTGCAGGTTGAGTCCCCGCTCGTAGTCGGCGGCTGCCTTCCGGAGCTCTGCCTGCGTCGCCTCGAGCCGCGCCTGGTAGTCTCGGGGGTCGAGTTTCGCGAGCATCTGGCCTTCGGTCACCTGCTGGCCTTCTTCCACGGGGAGCTCGATGATCCGGCCGGGCACCTCGAAGGCGACCTCCGCTCGGCGCGACGCCTCGACGGACCCCGAGTACTCACTCCGCGTCGCCTCTCCCTCGCCGGGAACGACGAGGGTCTTCACGGGGCGAACGACTTCCTCCACGACGACGGGAGGCTTCTGGCACGCCCCGGCGAGGAGCCCGGATGCAACGAGCAGAAGGACCCCTGGAAGGAGTGCGTATCCGGACCGACTGCGTTTTCTCATGAAAAGCTCCTCCGATGGCTCGGAACCTCCGAGCAGCGGCCCCGTGTTATGGCCTATTCCCCGGATCCTCAAGGGTGGCCGCGACCCTCCCGCCTCATGCTTGAGCATTCGATCCCGTGTCAACGAGCGGCGCGGCACTCGCCTCGACCGATCTCTTCTCGGACAGCGAGACCGTACAGCCCAGGATTGAGAGCCTCCCCACTCCGGACCCGCCGCACTCGGCTGTCCATGGCGCGCTGGCTCGGGAGCACCCAGCGCCCCGGCAAGAGAGCCTCCGCGATCGGCCAGAACGCGCCGGTCGGCCGACTCACTCCAATGATGAAGAGGTCGCGGCGCCGGCTTCGGCGATCTCGCACGCCAACTCGCAGCCCGTGTTGCCCGTACCGACGACGACTCGTTTGCCGCGCACCGAGGTCGGACGATCCGGCGCGCGGCAGGACTGCACATGCATCACTTCGCCGTCGAAGTTGCCGGGAAAATCCGGAAGGCGGCGCAGGACCGGTTGACCGACGGGGGGTACTCGACCGCGAGACATCACCCGCGGCCGAGCGCCCTGTCTGACGCGGCGAAGTATTACCCCGCCATGTCGAAGAAGCAGATCTTGTTGCCGTCGGGGTCGCGGACGTACGCGCCGTAGAACACGCCCGGGATCCGCTCACCCGGCTGGCCCTCGTCCGTCGCGCCGAGTTCCAGCGCCTTGGCGTGCATCTTATCCACGCCGTCGCGTCCGCCACCGGGAAGGGCGATCATGTTGCCGTTTCCGTGGCTCTGCGGCTTCTCTGTGTCGAACGGA
The nucleotide sequence above comes from Candidatus Binatia bacterium. Encoded proteins:
- a CDS encoding VOC family protein, whose amino-acid sequence is MLGYATIGVNDMDRAVAFYDALLGELGAKQLMGMDRIKFYGTGEGAMLAICVPFDTEKPQSHGNGNMIALPGGGRDGVDKMHAKALELGATDEGQPGERIPGVFYGAYVRDPDGNKICFFDMAG
- a CDS encoding efflux RND transporter permease subunit — translated: MKLAEFALNNRVTTLVLTFVVLIAGYFSFNSLARYEDPEFTIKDAVVVTRYPGASPEEVEREVTDKVEKAIQQLSQLDWIESTNYRGRSEIKLRIKDAFDKERLPQVWDELRRKVGDVQGQLPPGAGPSVVRDDFGDVYGVFVAIYGAEYSFAELKEVAKFLQRELLLVDDVAKIDFWGVWDEAVYVEPNRERMSQLGIRPTQIAEKLRAKNVVSDAGRVEVLPDYVAIRPTGEFLTVAQFENLLISEEGADEQIYLRDVATVRRGYVEPPRKILRYDGERGIGLGISTVLGGNVVNMGAGLEKRIDELQGQIPLGIEVGIISLQSAAVTTAIDGFMLNLLEAVAIVVGVLLFFMGWRSAGIIGFVLVLTIAATFIFMGPWNVALERISLGALIIALGMLVDNAIVVVDGMLVRMQKGEEGESAALAVIGQQSIPLLGATAVAIMAFAAIGLSQDSTGEYCRTLFQVVFLSLGLSWVTAVTATPILCVMFLPVAEAGGADAGRDPYGGAFYSGYRAVVAGCIRFRWVTVSVVVFLFALSLYGFGFVDQSFFPNSTRPQFMVDMFFPQGIFIEETEERSAKLENYIRDLDGVTHVSTLIGGGAMRFLLTYDPEKDNSAYVQFLVDVDDYAKIDAMLPQIEDFIARNIDGMGYTKKFRLGPGSGGRIQARIMGPDKVVLRGLAAQAEVLMEKGAGVGVRNDWRQRVKVVRPVIAEEEAERAGITRTDVAAILLSGFAGERIGVYRDGDELLPIFVRSPEPDRLDVQTVNYLQIWSPPAQGYIPLRQVISGFKTVFEDDIVWRLHRRPAITIHADPPIGETSETYLARIKGEVDALDFPPGYSIEWWGEYRDGNKAKNGIAASLPMFFVMMVLIVIGLFNALRQPLIIWLMVPLALIGVTLGLLVTGQPFGFMSLLGFMSLSGMLVKNAIVLIDEIDLQRRNGLETYQAILDSGVSRLRPVAMAALTTALGMMPLFLDDFFISMAVTIVFGLMFATVLTMVVIPVLYSIFFRASAPEAT
- a CDS encoding efflux RND transporter periplasmic adaptor subunit; amino-acid sequence: MRKRSRSGYALLPGVLLLVASGLLAGACQKPPVVVEEVVRPVKTLVVPGEGEATRSEYSGSVEASRRAEVAFEVPGRIIELPVEEGQQVTEGQMLAKLDPRDYQARLEATQAELRKAAADYERGLNLQRQDKGAIAQTQIDSYKRGVEVAEAALAVSQKSVDDTTLRAPFDGEVARRFVENFENVIAKQAVVRVQDVSELEVKVAVPERDITGRDPNATLAETTERVKPRVIITSSPDKQFPAKLKEIALVADPVSRTFEVTLSFAKPEEVNVLPGMTAKVIIDGEIGSAGIRIPAVAVADDSGSKPYVWIIDPSTNTVSKRSVEIGDLSNQSVAILSGLDGGEEIAVSGVHYLSDGQSVTRFGR